The Mugil cephalus isolate CIBA_MC_2020 chromosome 19, CIBA_Mcephalus_1.1, whole genome shotgun sequence genome has a window encoding:
- the dcp2 gene encoding m7GpppN-mRNA hydrolase isoform X2, with protein sequence MFSTNMETKRVEIPSGVLDDLCSRFILHIPSEERDNAIRVCFQIELAHWFYLDFCMQNTPGAPHCGIRDFAKAVFHHCPFLLPHGEDVQKVFERWKEYKMGVPTYGAIILDEALENVLLVQGYLAKSGWGFPKGKVNEDEAPYDCAVREVMEETGFDIKYRISKDKYIEQKITDQLVRLYIIPGVSKDTKFNPKTRKEIRNIEWFPIEKLPCHRNDMTPKSKLGLAPNRFFMAIPFIRPLREWISKQKGESTDSDEDLANSNTPSKPADNIRSKSRHLTATDAFPVESWPKHKQQKTLGQLSQFELSQKPNLKGNGKKCQDSPYMKKGGNDNGASSQLKDDKKLQPRRLQDSFDKDGTPSSSNGDSRDCEQFLSSKTFLNFRFDRDAIMKCFDY encoded by the exons ATGTTTTCAACCaacatggaaacaaaaagagtGGAGATCCCCTCCGGAGTACTTGACGACCTCTGCAG CCGGTTCATTCTACACATCCCCAGTGAGGAGAGGGACAATGCCATCCGTGTGTGCTTCCAGATTGAACTGGCCCACTGGTTCTACCTGGACTTCTGCATGCAGAACACTCCAGGAGCCCCTCACTGTGGGATAAGAGACTTCGCCAAAGCTG TCTTCCATCACTGTCCATTTCTGCTGCCTCATGGCGAAGATGTGCAGAAAGTTTTCGAGCGGTGGAAGGAGTACAAGATGGGTGTTCCTACATATGGGGCAATCATTCTAGATGAAGCACTGGAAAAT GTACTCCTTGTTCAGGGCTACCTTGCAAAATCCGGCTGGGGCTTTCCAAAGGGGAAAGTAAATGAGGACGAAGCTCCTTATGACTGTGCTGTTCGTGAA GTGATGGAGGAGACAGGCTTCGACATCAAGTATCGCATCTCCAAAGACAAGTACATAGAGCAGAAGATCACTGATCAGCTGGTGCGGCTCTACATCATACCAGGAGTGTCCAAGGATACAAAGTTTAACCCCAAAACAAGGAAAGAGATCAGG AACATTGAATGGTTTCCCATCGAGAAGCTGCCCTGTCACCGGAATGACATGACCCCAAAGTCTAAACTTGGACTTGCCCCCAACAGGTTTTTCATGGCCATTCCATTCATAAG ACCACTGCGGGAATGGATTAGCAAGCAGAAAGGCGAGTCAACAGACAGCGATGAGGACCTGGCAAACAGCAACACTCCGTCCAAACCTGCAGACAACATTCG GTCAAAATCCCGTCACCTCACAGCTACAGATGCATTTCCTGTGGAGAGCTGGCCCAAACACAAGCAGCAGAAAACTCTGGGCCAGCTGAGCCAGTTTGAACTGAGCCAG AAACCAAATTTGAAGGGAAATGGGAAGAAATGTCAGGACTCACCTTACATGAAGAAAGGAGGGAATGATAATGGAGCCAGCAGCCAGCTG AAAGACGATAAGAAGCTTCAGCCCAGAAGACTACAAGACAGTTTTGATAAAG ATGGGACTCCTAGCAGCTCCAACGGTGACAGCAGAGACTGTGAGCAATTTCTGTCCTCCAAGACTTTCCTGAACTTCAGATTTGACAGAGATGCCatcatgaaatgttttgactACTAA
- the dcp2 gene encoding m7GpppN-mRNA hydrolase isoform X3 codes for MFSTNMETKRVEIPSGVLDDLCSRFILHIPSEERDNAIRVCFQIELAHWFYLDFCMQNTPGAPHCGIRDFAKAVFHHCPFLLPHGEDVQKVFERWKEYKMGVPTYGAIILDEALENVLLVQGYLAKSGWGFPKGKVNEDEAPYDCAVREVMEETGFDIKYRISKDKYIEQKITDQLVRLYIIPGVSKDTKFNPKTRKEIRNIEWFPIEKLPCHRNDMTPKSKLGLAPNRFFMAIPFIRPLREWISKQKGESTDSDEDLANSNTPSKPADNIRSKSRHLTATDAFPVESWPKHKQQKTLGQLSQFELSQKDDKKLQPRRLQDSFDKDGTPSSSNGDSRDCEQFLSSKTFLNFRFDRDAIMKCFDY; via the exons ATGTTTTCAACCaacatggaaacaaaaagagtGGAGATCCCCTCCGGAGTACTTGACGACCTCTGCAG CCGGTTCATTCTACACATCCCCAGTGAGGAGAGGGACAATGCCATCCGTGTGTGCTTCCAGATTGAACTGGCCCACTGGTTCTACCTGGACTTCTGCATGCAGAACACTCCAGGAGCCCCTCACTGTGGGATAAGAGACTTCGCCAAAGCTG TCTTCCATCACTGTCCATTTCTGCTGCCTCATGGCGAAGATGTGCAGAAAGTTTTCGAGCGGTGGAAGGAGTACAAGATGGGTGTTCCTACATATGGGGCAATCATTCTAGATGAAGCACTGGAAAAT GTACTCCTTGTTCAGGGCTACCTTGCAAAATCCGGCTGGGGCTTTCCAAAGGGGAAAGTAAATGAGGACGAAGCTCCTTATGACTGTGCTGTTCGTGAA GTGATGGAGGAGACAGGCTTCGACATCAAGTATCGCATCTCCAAAGACAAGTACATAGAGCAGAAGATCACTGATCAGCTGGTGCGGCTCTACATCATACCAGGAGTGTCCAAGGATACAAAGTTTAACCCCAAAACAAGGAAAGAGATCAGG AACATTGAATGGTTTCCCATCGAGAAGCTGCCCTGTCACCGGAATGACATGACCCCAAAGTCTAAACTTGGACTTGCCCCCAACAGGTTTTTCATGGCCATTCCATTCATAAG ACCACTGCGGGAATGGATTAGCAAGCAGAAAGGCGAGTCAACAGACAGCGATGAGGACCTGGCAAACAGCAACACTCCGTCCAAACCTGCAGACAACATTCG GTCAAAATCCCGTCACCTCACAGCTACAGATGCATTTCCTGTGGAGAGCTGGCCCAAACACAAGCAGCAGAAAACTCTGGGCCAGCTGAGCCAGTTTGAACTGAGCCAG AAAGACGATAAGAAGCTTCAGCCCAGAAGACTACAAGACAGTTTTGATAAAG ATGGGACTCCTAGCAGCTCCAACGGTGACAGCAGAGACTGTGAGCAATTTCTGTCCTCCAAGACTTTCCTGAACTTCAGATTTGACAGAGATGCCatcatgaaatgttttgactACTAA
- the psmb10 gene encoding proteasome subunit beta type-10 encodes MLHSLNPCQPGTGGFNFENSRRNAVLESSLSEVGYKAPTARKTGTTIAGIMYKDGVILGADTRATDDMVVADKNCMKIHYIAPKIYCCGAGVAADAEITTQIMSSNVELHMLNTGRPPLVAMVTRQLKQMLYRYQGHVGSSLIVGGVDVTGPHLYSVYPHGSYDKLPFLTMGSGAAAAVSVFEDRFKPNMELEDAKQLVRDAIAAGIFCDLGSGSNVDLCIITEAGVEFLRGYDKPVTKGKKEGQYRYKPGTTAVLTKTVTPLTLDVVDQSVQVMDTE; translated from the exons ATGCTCCACAGTTTGAATCCCTGTCAGCCAGGGACAGGAGGCTTCAACTTCGAAAACAGCCGCAG AAATGCAGTACTGGAGTCCAGCTTGTCAGAGGTCGGCTACAAAGCTCCCACTGCCAGGAAGACAGGGACCACCATCGCTGGGATTATGTACAAG GACGGAGTGATCCTGGGAGCAGATACCAGGGCCACAGATGACATGGTGGTGGCTGACAAGAACTGCATGAAGATTCACTACATCGCTCCGAAGATCTA CTGCTGCGGAGCTGGTGTTGCTGCAGATGCAGAGATCACCACACAGATCATGTCATCCAACgtggagctccacatgcttaaCACAGGGCGTCCCCCACTTGTCGCCATGGTAACCAGGCAGCTAAAACAAATGCTGTACAG GTACCAGGGTCATGTGGGTTCATCTCTGATTGTTGGAGGGGTCGATGTGACTGGACCTCATCTGTACAGTGTTTACCCACACGGCTCCTACGACAAGCTACCCTTCCTCACCATGG GttctggagctgcagctgctgtatCTGTGTTTGAGGACAGGTTCAAACCAAACATGGAG CTGGAGGATGCCAAGCAGCTAGTACGTGACGCCATCGCTGCAGGGATCTTCTGTGATCTGGGTTCAGGCAGCAACGTGGACCTATGTATCATCACAGAGGCTGGAGTCGAGTTCCTGCGAGGCTATGACAAGCCAGTCACGAAGGGAAAGAA AGAGGGACAGTACAGGTATAAGCCTGGCACCACAGCCGTCCTGACCAAAACTGTGACCCCCCTCACTCTGGATGTGGTCGACCAATCTGTTCAAGTTATGGACACtgaataa
- the LOC124996735 gene encoding histone H3-like centromeric protein A: protein MLWRLDARSKRRILESIGFDSSVGVTSILKSACACHTIPLVVLNFVLEAMRHDTSSSRRKGKTPQRRPPAPAPETPSSSSKRKAPSKQPPASPRKRRFRPGTKALMEIRKYQKSTDLLLRKRPFSRLVREVSQELSIEALRWQVLALMALQEAAEAFLVFLFSDANLCAIHAKRVTVFPRDIQLARRIRGVDNL from the exons ATGCTGTGGAGGCTGGATGCGAGGTCCAAACGAAGAATTTTAGAAAGCATTGGATTCGACAGTAGTGTTGGAGTCACCAGCATCCTAAAG TCAGCCTGTGCCTGCCATACTATTCCTCTTGTGGTCCTGAACTTTGTGTTGGAGGCCATGCGTCACGATACATCTTCCAGCCGCCGGAAGGGCAAAACACCTCAACGACGTCCCCCAGCTCCTGCCCCAGAGACACCCTCATCCTCATCAAAACGAAAAGCACCTTCAA AGCAACCTCCCGCATCTCCCAGGAAGAGAAGATTTCGACCAGGAACCAAGGCCTTAATGGAGATTCGCAAGTACCAGAAGAGCACTGACCTCCTGCTCAGGAAGAGACCCTTCTCTCGTCTG GTTCGTGAGGTGTCTCAGGAGTTATCGATTGAAGCTCTCCGATGGCAGGTCTTGGCTCTTATGGCGCTTCAGGAG GCTGCAGAGGcatttcttgtctttttgttctcaGACGCCAACCTGTGCGCCATCCACGCGAAGAGGGTCACCGTATTCCCCCGTGACATTCAGCTGGCCAGGAGGATCCGTGGAGTGGATAACCTGTAA
- the dcp2 gene encoding m7GpppN-mRNA hydrolase isoform X1 produces MFSTNMETKRVEIPSGVLDDLCSRFILHIPSEERDNAIRVCFQIELAHWFYLDFCMQNTPGAPHCGIRDFAKAVFHHCPFLLPHGEDVQKVFERWKEYKMGVPTYGAIILDEALENVLLVQGYLAKSGWGFPKGKVNEDEAPYDCAVREVMEETGFDIKYRISKDKYIEQKITDQLVRLYIIPGVSKDTKFNPKTRKEIRNIEWFPIEKLPCHRNDMTPKSKLGLAPNRFFMAIPFIRPLREWISKQKGESTDSDEDLANSNTPSKPADNIRSKSRHLTATDAFPVESWPKHKQQKTLGQLSQFELSQKPNLKGNGKKCQDSPYMKKGGNDNGASSQLVKTPLKDDKKLQPRRLQDSFDKDGTPSSSNGDSRDCEQFLSSKTFLNFRFDRDAIMKCFDY; encoded by the exons ATGTTTTCAACCaacatggaaacaaaaagagtGGAGATCCCCTCCGGAGTACTTGACGACCTCTGCAG CCGGTTCATTCTACACATCCCCAGTGAGGAGAGGGACAATGCCATCCGTGTGTGCTTCCAGATTGAACTGGCCCACTGGTTCTACCTGGACTTCTGCATGCAGAACACTCCAGGAGCCCCTCACTGTGGGATAAGAGACTTCGCCAAAGCTG TCTTCCATCACTGTCCATTTCTGCTGCCTCATGGCGAAGATGTGCAGAAAGTTTTCGAGCGGTGGAAGGAGTACAAGATGGGTGTTCCTACATATGGGGCAATCATTCTAGATGAAGCACTGGAAAAT GTACTCCTTGTTCAGGGCTACCTTGCAAAATCCGGCTGGGGCTTTCCAAAGGGGAAAGTAAATGAGGACGAAGCTCCTTATGACTGTGCTGTTCGTGAA GTGATGGAGGAGACAGGCTTCGACATCAAGTATCGCATCTCCAAAGACAAGTACATAGAGCAGAAGATCACTGATCAGCTGGTGCGGCTCTACATCATACCAGGAGTGTCCAAGGATACAAAGTTTAACCCCAAAACAAGGAAAGAGATCAGG AACATTGAATGGTTTCCCATCGAGAAGCTGCCCTGTCACCGGAATGACATGACCCCAAAGTCTAAACTTGGACTTGCCCCCAACAGGTTTTTCATGGCCATTCCATTCATAAG ACCACTGCGGGAATGGATTAGCAAGCAGAAAGGCGAGTCAACAGACAGCGATGAGGACCTGGCAAACAGCAACACTCCGTCCAAACCTGCAGACAACATTCG GTCAAAATCCCGTCACCTCACAGCTACAGATGCATTTCCTGTGGAGAGCTGGCCCAAACACAAGCAGCAGAAAACTCTGGGCCAGCTGAGCCAGTTTGAACTGAGCCAG AAACCAAATTTGAAGGGAAATGGGAAGAAATGTCAGGACTCACCTTACATGAAGAAAGGAGGGAATGATAATGGAGCCAGCAGCCAGCTGGTGAAAACCCCATTA AAAGACGATAAGAAGCTTCAGCCCAGAAGACTACAAGACAGTTTTGATAAAG ATGGGACTCCTAGCAGCTCCAACGGTGACAGCAGAGACTGTGAGCAATTTCTGTCCTCCAAGACTTTCCTGAACTTCAGATTTGACAGAGATGCCatcatgaaatgttttgactACTAA